One genomic window of Marinobacter adhaerens HP15 includes the following:
- a CDS encoding helix-turn-helix domain-containing protein — protein MSATGPDKERQMLGLFLVPGAYLRVLAETVRQLGYNDRLLYEGLDFTPDDLKSNDSRVFVTDAIIMAKRAVNLAGQDGLSFMLARELRLTIHGTLGFAALTSPTFADALDSVRRYLHLRVPFLGMSQSEAGDQVLVKLCTEFEVPGLYPFLAETVSATLILLTEQLLDREDAAKHGFALEDGKLPGVSVRLSAPEPPWYRQFADQLPVRFEYGQPDEMMVFPRELLNVQMRLADAEASRMARDQCEFELQKALKEQGDIVLAIRNMLRMMPGPLPSLEAMAERFCVSSRTLKRRLADRDTSYREILESVLKDRAIQLLRYTNQSVSEIAYELGYADLSNFSRAFRKWTGKSASEFREGGPDPAPEVGP, from the coding sequence ATGAGTGCAACCGGTCCGGACAAAGAACGGCAGATGCTGGGATTGTTCCTGGTGCCGGGCGCTTACCTGCGGGTTCTGGCCGAGACCGTCCGCCAGCTAGGCTATAACGACCGGCTACTTTACGAAGGACTGGACTTCACCCCGGACGATCTCAAGTCCAACGACAGCCGGGTATTTGTCACCGATGCCATCATCATGGCCAAACGGGCCGTGAACCTGGCCGGCCAGGACGGTCTCAGTTTTATGCTGGCTCGTGAATTACGCCTGACCATTCACGGCACCCTGGGCTTCGCGGCCCTCACCAGCCCCACCTTCGCCGATGCCCTGGATTCGGTGCGCCGTTACCTGCATCTGCGGGTGCCTTTTCTCGGCATGAGCCAGTCCGAAGCGGGCGATCAGGTGCTGGTAAAACTCTGCACCGAATTCGAAGTGCCCGGCCTCTATCCGTTTCTGGCGGAGACCGTCAGCGCCACCCTGATCCTGCTGACCGAACAGCTCCTGGATCGGGAGGACGCGGCAAAACACGGCTTTGCCCTGGAAGACGGCAAACTGCCGGGTGTTTCCGTTCGCCTGAGCGCACCGGAGCCGCCCTGGTACCGGCAGTTTGCCGATCAGCTTCCCGTTCGATTCGAATACGGCCAGCCAGACGAGATGATGGTCTTCCCGCGGGAGCTTCTGAATGTGCAGATGCGTCTTGCCGACGCCGAAGCCTCCCGAATGGCCCGCGACCAGTGCGAGTTCGAGCTGCAGAAGGCCCTAAAGGAGCAGGGCGACATTGTCCTGGCGATCCGCAACATGCTCCGAATGATGCCGGGCCCCTTGCCGTCTCTGGAAGCCATGGCCGAGCGTTTCTGCGTCTCTTCCCGAACCCTGAAACGCCGGCTGGCGGATCGGGATACCAGCTACCGGGAAATTCTCGAGTCGGTGCTGAAAGACCGGGCGATCCAGTTGCTCCGGTATACCAACCAGTCCGTTAGCGAGATTGCCTACGAATTGGGCTATGCGGACCTTTCCAACTTCAGCCGGGCGTTCCGGAAGTGGACTGGCAAGTCGGCCAGCGAGTTTCGCGAGGGTGGTCCGGATCCGGCGCCTGAGGTTGGGCCCTGA
- a CDS encoding NINE protein has protein sequence MTERPDTHSKLIGYLLWIFGFLGSHRFYYGKPVTGTIWFFTLGLLFIGWIIDLFLIPAMDREADLRFREGEVSYNIGWILLTFLGVFGIHRMYMGKWITGIIYLFTGGLFLIGVLYDFWTLNNQISIRNEERRFG, from the coding sequence ATGACAGAACGCCCAGACACCCACAGCAAACTGATCGGCTACCTGCTCTGGATCTTCGGATTCCTGGGCTCACACCGGTTTTACTACGGCAAACCCGTTACCGGCACCATCTGGTTCTTTACCCTGGGGTTGCTGTTTATCGGCTGGATTATCGATCTGTTCCTGATCCCGGCCATGGACCGCGAAGCGGACCTGAGGTTCCGGGAAGGCGAGGTCAGCTACAACATCGGCTGGATCCTGCTGACCTTCCTCGGTGTGTTCGGCATTCACCGGATGTACATGGGCAAGTGGATCACGGGCATCATCTACCTGTTTACCGGCGGCCTGTTCCTGATCGGTGTGCTGTATGACTTCTGGACCCTGAACAACCAGATCTCCATCCGCAACGAAGAGCGCCGCTTCGGCTGA